Genomic window (Takifugu rubripes chromosome 1, fTakRub1.2, whole genome shotgun sequence):
CAATCTGACTAACGTGTTATCTGCCACTAATCTTGTGTCCAGCTAAGCGGAGACGAGGAATATCCTCCGTTCGACCATACAGCTGCATAGAGGGGCTCTCTACCCTCAGCTGCCCCATCCTGCCTTACCCGAAATCTGCTGCACTAACAGAGCCTGCAGGTAACTCATGTTGCCACCCAGTTTTCCCTaataatttaacatttttatttattcactgATACATTCTTTCATACTTGATGTGTACATTGAATCCAGTTGAGAAGAAGAGTAGCTTTAAAACAAAGGAAACTAACCCTCGACAAAAAATGAAGCCTATTTTGTCTTGACGCTCGGTGCTGCCTCTTTATTCAGAAAACACCATTTCTCCGTCGTATATCCAAACCTTTAAACTCATAAACCCAAATTAAATTCACATGTTGTCACGGCAGCAACTGTGCAAAGTAATGAGAGCAGAGAGCCAAAATTGTCTGCTCCATCTAAAATAAGTCAGGCGATCCATGTAGGAGCATAACCCAGATTCTGGAACAACCTTTCACTCACAGTTTATCAGATTGCTGCAAATTAAACAGAAGCGATTAAAAAGTTGGGccctcagacagacagataaaggaAAGAAGGCTGAAAAAGAAGCTGCCTTCGCTTTGCCAGATCAAATAAATCTACTGTAAACTGTAAATCTAGATGTCATGTGATATTTGAAACAGCTTCTTTTCATTTCTagagttttttttgtcttctctaAATTGACTTCACATTGATCATAATAATAGCAATCCCAATAATGGGTCACCTAGCATCTGCATTGATAGAGGCTGTTCATGGCTGATCACTAGTGTCCCCCCCTTCTCCAGCCACGCTGCCCTCCTCCAATCAGCCGTTTCTCCAGCCCAgacccagctgcagcctcactgaCAGGACACCCACCTTCCTGTCGAACTCCACACTCCACAGTAAGATGGCTCTCGCTCTGGTGTCGCTCTGCACCTCCTCGTCCTTGGCTCTCGTTTCTGCTGCCTCGTCTGGCATAAGTCACGAGTCATTCTGTGCCTTTAGATGCGGGTCGCCGGCATGCTGCGATCAGCCCCCAGTCTTCCCTGGACAGCGAGGTCGGTGTGTCAGAGTTGGAGGATGACGCCATCTCGATGAGTTACAAACTGCAGGACATGACAGACGTGGAGGTCATGGCTCGActtcaggaggagagtgagttGACTAGTTTAAACGCAGTTGGAACATTAGAGGGGCAGGAAAATGAATCTGCTTGTTCTTAATTCAATTCTTCTTAATAGTAATGAcaaaaataagaacaaaaagGTTTTTTATACCAATTTCTATACCAAGTTTGACAGCAGTCGATGAATAAGGGACCAGGTTCTCCTCCAGTTGCCTGTAAGCCCTGATCTACCTCCTTGCAGGTCTCCGACAGGACTATGCTTCTACCTCAGCCACAGCCACAGCCAGCCGCCGAAGCTCCAGCTTCTCCTTGCACTCCCTCAGGCGCAGCGAGATGGAtctagaggaggaggacgaggaagacgaGGGTTACGACCAGCTCCCTCCTCCCCAGCCTCGACTGTTCCGCACAGGCTCTATGCAGCGGGGTGGCCTGCCACATTCTCACACCTTCTCCAGCATAAGAGACTGCAAACGCAGCACCACCACCTCACAGTTCTCACTGAGCGGACTGTCCCAGTACTCTGgacccaccagtctgaccactgaaacacacacgcccTTCAGGAATAGCATAGGTGAGTGGTTTTCCTTCATGTGAAGGTTTTAAATCCCAAAATGTCCTCTTAAAAATCAGGCACAAATGTTGGTATAATCTTTATAATCTGGCAACAAATTCTCAGTCTAAGTCTGATCTTGAAACGTTGCACTATTTTGTCAGATTTCTCTGTCATTTGCTGCATTTATTTCAGCTCCTTTTTTTTGCAGTATGATGTTGCTTTAACCTTGATCTGTGATGAAGACAGTGTGTTTGTGGCGATGACTGCCAAATGTAGCATTTAACCCAAGAGatagaaaataatattttgGTTGGCGCACACCAAATAACCTCATAGTGAGATTTTCTTGAATATCTTTTGGATAACTTAAAAGATATATGTGGAATGTGAATCCTTCACAAACATAAAGTGAAGCATGCAGCTTTGTATTTAAATAATAACACTGAAATTTTTTCAGGTTGCCGTATCAGTACTTTGGCTAAAATATCTAGATCTCTTTGTCCTAGTTCCAGAAAGGAATATATTTGTCTGTTATAAATGAAAGCCAAAACCGCCCAGGCTTACCAAATCTACCATGTGTGATCTGTTGGTGTTAATATATAGACACGCTACGGAGAAGCATGCCAAACCTGATTCGCACTCCCAGCATGTCCAGTGTTCCCAGTATTCCTTGCCTGGTTTCCCCTATCAACCCATCTTCCCAAGGCCCTTCCTCCTTGCCAACTATATCCTCCCTCCGGAGCAGCCAGAGCTTTGATTCATCCAATGGGCTCACACGACTCCAGTCCTCCAGTAAGACTCTTTTCCTACAGTCTGTGAATCACTCAGTGCTTACAGCTCGTTTTTAAGCAAATGTACAGCTTTGGTTTTTGGAAGTCATGTCATGACAGGTGCCTAATTCAAATTCTGAGGTTAGATTTGTTTCCTTTGTCTCCTTGATGTCTTTCAGTCCCTTCCCCTGGTCAGCTCAGCCAGCGTGTCCAGAGTGTGGGCAACTTCCCCACCACACCCCGACACCCTCTAAAAGCGACCGCTTACGTGAGCCCCACTGTGCAGCAGGGCCCCAGCCCCAGCTCACTCTCCACGTCAGTCAGTCTGCACTCCATCCCCAGCAGTGTAGCACTGGCCCAGCCCATTAAAGCCAGCAGCACTTTGGTACCACAGCCCATGAAAGCCAACATGAACCCCTCAGCTGTCCCTCGTAGTTCTCTTCCTCGTCCGGCCTCCTTTGTAGGAACAAGTGGAGTTCCACGTGCAAGCAAAATTACACAACCTACACGCAGGTGAGACCAGAAAACTGAATACTGATCAGTTTGATATTATTTATTCCTCATTGAATGAACTAATGTTTTTCTGAATTTAAATCCCAAAGAATATACAGAATGTTCATATTAAAGCAATATAGACATATTCTAGGATTTTTATCCTTTTCTGGCAAAGGAGATAAATGGGAGATAAATTATCATAATGCTATTATTTGATCGTGTACATACGCTTAATTTGGACTGTATTGCCCCCTAGTGGTctttgatatttatttattcctaaTCATAGTACAGGAAATAGCCACATTAAAGATAACTGAGTGAAATTGAGTTGACTGTCCAGACAGAGCTGTTGGAAATAGAGGAATAATGCATGTTTTTCCTTACATTTGTTTGCAGTTTGTTGACTCCTCCAAAGGGCTTGGCTGCACTCAGTGCCCTGAGGGACGGCAGTTGGAAAGATGGCTGCTACTGAATCCAAATAAACATGAAGTGCACAGGACCCTACTGATTTGAAACTGTGGTATCAGGAGGGCCCAGTCTTGGGTTATGACCCGAGAGAGTGACTGTTAATGTTTCTGAAAGGCACTACTCTTTACTGAAAGACAAAATAGTGACTGAGAAGAGTACGGGTCCAGCAGGCTGGATCTATACTATGCTACCTGCTTCAACTTAAACTCAAACACTAAATTGTCCTGGCAATATTCTGAATATCAGTTGTTAATTATGAAATGGATCTTcttgtgtgaaatgtgtgtgttttgctttgtttttaattactTATCTTGGGTAGTTACGGTTTTAATTAAACAGAACAAACGTTATTCCCTGGTTTAAAGTttagggttttaaaaaaaaaaaagccactcaATTGAACGTGCAGTTAATCCTGTGACTAATCCTGTGATTTTTTTGCCCCCCCAGACTATGGTGTCAGatataaatatttacacattgTTACATTTTGTGCCTGATAAAAAGGAGTATTTTTCATATCACAGCACTTTTGATCAAAACACATTACATGTCTGTCATCAATCATTTTAGGTAAGCAT
Coding sequences:
- the slain1a gene encoding SLAIN motif-containing protein 1a, which produces MEAEVLSPQMMADVSGNSKITNAELEVLKLQELVRKLEKQNEQLRTRARAGNNCSVGPHLQTPLSCLHGGDASSPSDNFSARFGLSSPTQTYPGSSGARGSPEEPFAYFQPSSVSPDAAEERGGTDGPTVLDEVDVLDLNVVLPVVDPDSWLYVSPKAKLQEESILGTLQWCRQVLDHPGPEAELAKMTLCHRLDQAKRRRGISSVRPYSCIEGLSTLSCPILPYPKSAALTEPAATLPSSNQPFLQPRPSCSLTDRTPTFLSNSTLHNAGRRHAAISPQSSLDSEVGVSELEDDAISMSYKLQDMTDVEVMARLQEESLRQDYASTSATATASRRSSSFSLHSLRRSEMDLEEEDEEDEGYDQLPPPQPRLFRTGSMQRGGLPHSHTFSSIRDCKRSTTTSQFSLSGLSQYSGPTSLTTETHTPFRNSIDTLRRSMPNLIRTPSMSSVPSIPCLVSPINPSSQGPSSLPTISSLRSSQSFDSSNGLTRLQSSIPSPGQLSQRVQSVGNFPTTPRHPLKATAYVSPTVQQGPSPSSLSTSVSLHSIPSSVALAQPIKASSTLVPQPMKANMNPSAVPRSSLPRPASFVGTSGVPRASKITQPTRSLLTPPKGLAALSALRDGSWKDGCY